The Candidatus Poribacteria bacterium genomic sequence TTTAGTCGGGACGGCTGTTGACGCAAACGGCAGAATATCACAGGCGACACTCCTTGAAAAGAGATCCAACCGATACCACTTTGTGAGGATAGGCACAAAACTCGGTGATATGACGGTAAAGGACATCCAAGCTGAACAGGTAATCTTGGACAAAGCCGGAAAGCCAGTCACACTGAAAGAGGGGCCCGTACAGTTTCTGACAACGAGTCGGGGACGTGAGGGCGGTAGAGAAGGTGGACGCAGCGAAGGCGATTCCGAAAAAGCAGGTAATGATGGGCGAAACCGAGGCAATCAGATGGATGCCGCAAAGCGCAGGGAAATGGAGATGAAAGAGCAGGCTGCTAATCAACAGAAATGGAGACAGGAAATGATGGAAAAAATGAAGGAAGCTTCAGGAGAGGAACGACGAGAGATGATGGAGCAGTTCCGTAGGCGACGCGGTGAAAACAGACGAGGACGTGGACGCGATAGATAGGTGCTTGGTTACTCCAAGATTTATGTGGACGGAAATAAGAAGGCGCGATTTGAAACCGCGCCTTTTTGTTTTAACCGAATAACTATGCTGCTTCTTGGGTATTCTCTGGCATGTTCTCGAGTCGAGAGAGCCAGTATCCGATATCAAACGAATCATCACCGATAAGGAAACGCCACTGCTTGATGCGGTTGACGATCTCAAGCCGTACATCGTTCCCATACCATCTGTGGTTCCTGCCCAAAGCACCGTGGACCCCCGCTGTGTCCATATCGTCCGTGTTCCAGAGTTGACACTGCCGGACTGTCGGATTGAGGCGGAGTTTGAACATATAGCGTGTCTGATCCGTCAGATTTGGTTGTGCACAGTGCCACATCCCGTGATGTACAACAAAAAGCGTCCCTGCCTTACAAGCAATGGGTAGCTGCCCAAGGAAGTTTTGATAACGCGCGATGTCTGTCTCACAGACGCGGCGATAATGGCTCCCCGGCAGAATCATCGTTCCCCCCATTTCGCGCGGCGTGTCGTGCGAAAAATAGAAGAATTGGATG encodes the following:
- a CDS encoding phytanoyl-CoA dioxygenase family protein, with product MIDKKYLLNTEQMANFVADGYLRFDELIPRELNEAAHVEMEEGIIVRGRGGTVLDEVWDDDSAVGKVFRLPEVQGIIHSLVGENPLYDHHAVHIVRPQNEIGQIWHADAIIDLRMHFDIQFFYFSHDTPREMGGTMILPGSHYRRVCETDIARYQNFLGQLPIACKAGTLFVVHHGMWHCAQPNLTDQTRYMFKLRLNPTVRQCQLWNTDDMDTAGVHGALGRNHRWYGNDVRLEIVNRIKQWRFLIGDDSFDIGYWLSRLENMPENTQEAA